A stretch of DNA from Salvelinus fontinalis isolate EN_2023a chromosome 17, ASM2944872v1, whole genome shotgun sequence:
TGGTGAATGATGAATGCCTTTCCTTTCTCTGGGGTTACCAGGTGAGCCAAAAGGAGCTGAAGGAGGCTCTGAGGAGACAGTGGTCCCAGCTCTCAGACAAGAAGAGACTAAAATGGATCAGCAAGGCCCTGGAGCTGCAGAAAGACTATGCGGTAAGAGGTTAGAAGTGAAGGGTCAAGAGTAAATATTCAATAGTATAGCACCTTGTCAGGACACAACTTGGTAATCCTTTACTACCTTTTCCTGGTAGAGTAAACCAGCACATTTTCCACTTCGTCATGCGTGATATACACTGCCTAGAGAGTAACATGCACATTCTAAACAAATAGTATTTAATCCCTTTTCGAAAGTCACAATCGATTACAATTTCACAGAATAAGTCTTGACGAGGAGAAATTGTCCATCATTTCTCATTGTCAACCAAAAAGTTTGATTGAATCTATGATTATCACTACAGGGCAGTATGAAGGTCTACCAAGAGGCCCATCCAGATGCTGAAGAGCACGTCAAGTCCGTCCTCACCAAAGCCGAGCGGCAGCTCAAGGACAAGTTTGACGGCAGGCCAACCAAACCACCGCCGTAAGTTGCTTGATCAGAGTCACATCATTTGAATTAAAGAATGGTGGGCAAGTGGAGAGAGGGTAGAAGAATGTATAGGGGCACAGAAAAGCGACTGAGGTGGCGCTCAAACCCCCGTCACCAGGAAATTTGTGGTCCAGTGTCGGCAGCGCTACCACTGCCAGACCCCTGTGGTCTCTAGGCAGTTCTGTAAAGACCAAAAGGGATTTTTGCCCTCATCATTTTTTTTTATCCAGAGATTATGGATAGGAGATCCTTTATTTATTTTCAAACACTAAATTAGCTCTTGGTTTCTGTGGGGTTTATTAAAGACCTGTGGTGTAGTTGTATTCTATGGGGCTGAACTAATGGTTTTTGCTCTTCAGGAACGGTTACTCCCTATACTGTGCCGAGCTGATGGTGAACATGAAGGATGTTCCCAGTACAGAGCGCATGGTGCTGTGCAGTAAGCAGTGGAAGGTGATGACGCAGAAGGAGAAGGACATGTTTCAGAAACGGTGCGAGCAGGTCAGTCTTGTTCAGCTCTGTTCATGAGGAAATGCAATGAAACGCCAGTATTTTCTTTTTCATTTCGTAAACAAGTCCCGGACTAGGTCCTCTGCTTCTTTTATAATAGCTGCTTCGAGTATTTTGGCCTCTTATTGGTTTCAATTGTTTGTTTTTTGCTGCCATGTCATGCTGCTTCTGGGAAACCTTGCAGAAAATATAGAGAAATGCCTGTTTATAGCTGTAGAAGTGTTGTGAGGGTTTGAAAGGGTTTCTGTCATGATAACAAAGTTTGTTTTGCCATTCACAAATCTGAGCAATGCTCTTTCTTTCACCCCGCTGCTGGTGTTTCTGGCTACAGAAAAAGAAGCAGTATGAAATTGACCTACAGAGGTTTCTAGAGGTAAGTAGAACTGAATATAACCATATTTGTAGTACTGTACATATCACACTACACATGCTTAGCTGACCTGAGTTTTAGAAATGGAAGTCTATGAAAGCCACTGTCGGTTCTGTTTCCCCAGAGTCTcccggaggaggagagggaccgcgTGATGACGGAGGAGAAGCTGGGGGGCTCGCGGCTTGGCATGGGGGCTGCTGGCAGCCCGCATGGAGCCAAATCCCCCTCCGCCAAGGTGGGTCTCACAAAACTACAACAGGTATGTCACCACCTATCAGCCACTTGGCAAGTTGGGATATAGCTTTCTAAGTTACAGTGAACGcttttttttcacctggtcagtcacaAGTAAGGTTTACTAAGTATTTCATATGTTGGGTCATGGGGATGTTTGAGCTGTTAAGATACAGTGAGGGTGGATCGTTTACATTTTAAAGCAGTGGATGTTGGtggaaggagctataggaggacgggtttATTGTAATAGAAAAATGGAACAGTCTCAAACATAGTTTGATATCGTTCCACTTATTCCATTACAATGAGCACGTCCTCCTATTTCTCCTCCCACTAGCCTCCTCTGTTTTAAAGGTGTACTAGGTACACAATGTATATGTCACCTGCATTGACGCCAGGTTTGTCTCTATTGCATTCCTTCAGGAGCGCTGTCGCGAAGCTGAGCTGGAGCACTGGGTGCACGCTGGCCTTACGGCGAAAGAGAAGCGCGACGGCAAGAAGAGGACCAAAATCCCTGAGACGCCCAAGACTGCCGAGGAGATGTGGCAACAGAGCGTCATAGGAGACTACCTGGCCAAGTACAGGGTGAGCGAGCAACATTTTGTGTCCGCAAACAGccggaaataaaacattttttataaacTGTAGGTCCATATACATTTTTATAGTTTTCTATTTGATTTTAGTGTTTTACATTTATATTAAAGTAGTTATTTTTCCCAACAACATaacttactttttttttttaaatagggtCAAATCAAATTGGCTCGTGGGCCAGTTGTGGCCTATGGGCCGCCAGTTGAAGACCCCTGCCGTACTGCATCTAGGGATGCGCTTTAATCCATACAGTCCTAAGGTTGGATAAAAATTCTGTGTCCTGTGTCTTGTGGTTACAGAGTGACCGCAAGAAGGCACAAAGTGCCATGGAGTCGGCTTGGAAGGCcatggagaagaaggagaagatcCCGTGGATCAAGAAGGCGGCCGATGACCAGAAGCGATACGAGGTTCAGTACCGGCCCGTGGTCAGTGACCAGATGTTTTGACCGCTGTCTTCTTCGGTTGTGCTGAAGAAATGTCAAAATGTTGGTCGCCCTCCCCACCCCCTgccccttctctttcctctctctccaccatcccTCTTCGCCGCACACCCTCCTCCAAGCTACCCCCGACGGAGAGTGGAGTTGGTGGATCTGTCCCGTCTGAATGCGTGATCTCAGTTTTTCTCGTTCTTCTTTGTTTCTTCTGCTATCTGCCATTGTACCAGAGTCTTGacatttgtgtgtttgtttgctggATGTCACTGTTAGCACACTGTTGAAGAATGTAATGTGAGGGCCTCCCAAGTGGGACAGTGGTTtaaagcactgcatcgcagttgctagctgtgccactagagatcctggttcgagtccaggctctgtcgcagccagccgtgacctggagacccatggggtggcgcacaattagcccagcttcgtcctggttaggggagggtttggccagcagggatgtccttgtctcatcgcactctagcgactcctgtggcgggccaggcgcatgcactctgacacggtcgccaggtggccggtgtttcctccgacacattggtgtggctggcttccgtgtTAAGCAGGCATTTTGTCAAGAAGcggtgtggcttggttgggtcgtgtttcggagtgGCTCTCCCGAGtcagtacgggagttgcagcgatgagacaagactgtaactaccaattggataccatgaaattggggagaaaaaggggtaaaaaaaaaaaagtataatgtgTATTTCTATTGATTATCCATTCAACTGTCCCTGTGTGTCATTTTCATGAGCCATAACCATATTGCTGACCTGAGTCAAATACTTGATATAATTTGCCCGATACAATGGAAGCCTTGGGATAGTATTCCAAGTTTttgacatgtacagtacacccaggtgtgtgtgcgtttgGTGGACTGTGCTCGTGGTGTAATGACAGTTCTTGTCCCACAGAGGGAATTGTTGGAGTCTAGAACGCCCCAGTCAGGAGCAGGCCAGAGGAAACCCAAGTTTGAAGGGGAGCCCAAGAAGCCACCAGTGTGAGTATCCACACGCCGACTCTTTTGAGTGTTATTGCTATTATTGGTGTCTTTCTATCATATGGTTTCTTTTCTTGGCTTATCCTGGCCCGTGTTCTTTTTCATTTTCTCTGTCTATTTGCTCAGTCCCTTTTCCCCAAATGTCTTATTTTCTTATTATTTTTCCACACCCTGTGACTATCATTGTTTTGCTCCTTTTTCATGTCGTTCACCACCTTATTCAGGTACTTTATGTCTAGAAGCTCTTAGATTCACTTACTTTTGTGTGTTGCTAGTTGTGTAGGTCCCTTGTATGTCCTTTTATCAATTTATatcgtgccttcagaaagtattgacacttgacaccttgactttttccacattttggtgttACAGCAGGCTGTAAAACGTTTTGAGTTTTTGGTCACTGGcttaaacacaataccccataatgtcaaagtggaattatgtttttcaaaatgtgtACAGATTATTCATGAAAAATGAAAAGGCTGATATGTCTTGagttaataagtattcaacccttgagtcaataagttattgcaagcctaaataagttcaggagtaaacatgctaaataagttgcatgaactcactgtgtgtgcaataatagtgtttaacatgatttttgaatgactacctcatctctgtacccgacacatacaattatctgtaagatccctcagtcgagcagtgaatttcaagcaccgattcaaccacaaagaacagggaggttttccaatgccttgcaaataagggcacctattggtaaatgggtacaattaaaaaagcagacattgaatatccctttgagcatggcgaAGTTATTCATTTCACTTTGGCTGGTGTATCAATTAACTTAGGCAAcgcaaagatacaggcgtccttcctaactcagttgtcggagaggaaggaaaccgctcagggatttcaccatgaggtcaaaggtgactttaaaacagtcacAGAGTTGAAGGATGGttaaacaacattgtagttactccacaacactaacctaactgacagtgaaaaggaagcctgtacagaataaacattccaaaacatgcatcttgtttgtgaccaggcactaaagtaatcctgcaaatgtggcaaagcaattaactttttgtcctgtatacaaaatgttatgttttCAGCAAATCTAGTACAAAACATTACTGCGTAccattctccatattttcaagcatagcggTGGCTGAAttattatgttatgggtatgcttgtaatggTTAAGGACCGGAGTTTTTCCAGCatgaaaaataaatggaatggagttaAGCACAGTTAAGttaagtctgctttccaccagacactgagacGAATTCActttttagcaggacaataaatGAAATGCCAAATCTTAAaatgccaaatctacactggggttacttaccaagaagacagtgaatgttccgaGTTCggttttcaagcagatttaagtctaaactatggcaagacttaaaaatggttgtctagcaatgatcaacaaccaatttgacagacctTGACATTTGGGGAAaggttgcacaatccaggtgtggaaagctcttagagattttaCCCAGAAAAACTCGaattgtaatcgctgccaatgttGATTCTAACGTGTATTGACTCGGGGTATAATATGTAACTAATTAAAATATATTAGTGTTCAAatgtttcttccactttgacatattGTTGAccaaattacaattaaatccatttaaatcccactttgtaacacaaccaaatgtggaaaaagtcaaggggtgtgaatactttctaaaggcactgtaaatatgtatactggacaaaaataaacgcaacatgcgaCAATTTCAAAGACTTTATGGAGagacagttcatataaggaaatcagtcaattgaaataataaATGAGggcctaatttatggatttcacatgactgggaatacagatatacatctgttggtcacagataccgtaaaaaatgttttatccagtcagtatctggggtgaccaacatttgcctcatgcagtgtgacacatctTCTCATAGAGTTgaacaggctgttgattgtggaatgttgtcccactactCTTCAATTAGCAATGTGAAGTTTcttgatattggcgggaactggaacacactgttgatccagagcatcccaaacatgctcaatgggtgacatgtctggtgggtatgcaggccatggaagaactgggatattttcagcttccaggaattgtgtattgATCCTTGTGACAAGGGGCCGTTTATTTTCATGCtgtaacatgaggtgatggcggcggatgaatggcacgacaatgggcctcaggatctcgtcatggtatctctgtgcattgaaattgccattgataaaatgcaattgtgcttgttgtctgtagcttatgcctgctcataccataaccccaccgccaccatggggctctttgctcacaacgttgacatcagcaaaccgctcgcccacacaacgccatactgTACACGTAGTCTGCGGTTGAGAGGCCGGTTGAACGCATTTCCAAATTCTGTAAAattatgttggaggcagcttgaATTaatgttcaattctctggcaacagttctggtggacattcctgcagtcagcatgccaattgtacacacactcaacttgagacatctgtgttgtgtgacaaaactgatcATTTTAGAGTGGCTATTTATTGTCCTATATTTGCATTTTGTTTTATcctccgtccccgcaggaggttttttggtagtccgtcattgtaaataagaatttcttcttaactgacttgcctagttaaataaaatacatttttagagaaataaggtttttgtgcatatggaacatttctgggatcttttattttagctcatgaaacatggggcactttttacatgttgtgttttatttttgttcagtgtatttagatAGACCTAGGACCATTCATTTGCTCATGGATTGCCGTTTGTATTAGGGATGCGACAAATGGACAACATTTAAACTGcaattattttttattgtttaaagctgaaatatgtaactttttcgGCGACCCCACCAGATTcaaatagaaatgtgagttatagatctgtccttCTCATGGAAAGCAAGTCCAAAAAACGGTAAATCTGTTCTATGTGGTCCATTTCTAAGCTTCCCGTTCTGAAGTTTCGTTTTtattttcggttttgtacaccatcttcaaacagctaaaaatacaatatttttggttatggaaaatatatttcagtggtttagatagtacaattattctctacactatacttgcttgttttgttacataaactgaaattatgcaaactattagaatttttgcaaccagggaatggcggagcgatttctgcatagtgcatctttaaaataAGTCATTTTCATCAAATTCCGTGTCAAATCATATTGCCTGGTGTGACCACTAGGGGGGCGGCATCTGGAATCTGCTTTGGGCAAGTGAAATTTTATCCCGAAGAACCTTTAATTCACGATGACTTCCTTCCATTTCATTATGTGCATTAGCGACTCGCAACAAAGAGTAAACAGCCAAGTGATCACAGTTCTTCTCCCTACATTCTCTTTTCCCTCCATTTTACGTGTCTCTCACTCAATTTCGATCCGACCATTACCGCTACACACACGAATGCTGCGCGCCTCCCATTAGAAATGACTGCCTCTAAAAACGTATCTATCTAACTGATGGGCTACACAAACAACTGTAGAGGAGCTACATTCCTTGCCAAACCACTGCGGCTTTACCACAAATTCAAAATGGACTGGTTGATTTAAAGTAGGGAAATATGATGCAGTTTAGAATAATAAATTAGCTTTGTCTAGGTTTATTTTATGATTTTTTCCAAACTGCTATAGTGTGCCATTTTTAAAATAGGTTACAACCCCCCATAACCTTAGACAGGTTCCAGACTGAAATACGCAACACAAACATTGTCTTGATGAAGGCAAATTGTGTATTCATTATTCTAGGGGCCTACTTTGTTTCATGTTTAACAAAATTCTGCCCACTAAGTTTAAACTCACAAATGAAACACAGGGCAAAATAAAACAAGCACCAAATGTGGGTATCTACTGGTTAAAAAGGGAAGAATTGTAGCTTTATACAGCTAGCAGCATTAGGTCTCAACTCCCACTATAAAGAGAATAACACCCTGTTGAAATGGGAGTAACGGTGAACAGTGATGTTGATGAAAGAGATGCACCTGTTTCCTGTAGCAAGAGTTGCGGCTCAAATGGGCTTGGCAGTCCTTAATTTGGCCGCATATCAACTGCAATAATTTCTGTAATCAGCGCTTTGTTAAAGATGTGTGTAGTGCTTTGTATCTGTGGCAAATAATTTGAAAGATGCTGCATATCCCCTCTTACTAATATTACAGCATTGTTGTGTTAGGTAGGCCTATTTTGTTAAATATTTCCCTTTAGGATGAGGAGTGGGACCTGTTAGTGGTCGTTTTGTGATAACTGCactgtgataaaaaaaaaaaaaaattctgtttAGGGATTTTTTGTCTCTTAATGTTAAGGATTACATTTAATTTAAAATTTCACACCCTTAGTTTGTATTGACTGATTTGTGGATGTAATTCATCTTTAATTAAACcattctccctgtcgctctctccctctttctctgcagGAGCGGCTACCAGATGTTCTCCCAGGAGCTGCTGACCAACGGCGAGCTAAACCACTTCAGCCTGAAGGAGCGCATGGTGGAGATCGGCAAGCGCTGGCACAAGCTCAGCCAGAGCCACAAGGACAAGTACAAGAAGCTGGTGGAGGAGCTGCAGATTGAGTATAAGGCCGAGCTGGAGGCCTGGGTCAAGGTAAGGGATGGTAATCTTTGGGGTCAAAGAATGACTATTTGTTAGGCAACTTTCTGAACAGTGGACACGGAAGGTCGCCTTGCCTGAAAATAAGCATTAAAATATCAAACGGAACGAGAGATCGCATAAGGAGACATTGATACAAGACACAAACGTATAACCTGTGTTGTATTCTTCTAAAATCATTAAACAGTGGAAATGATAGATCAAATGTTAACATCCGAGCCTTTGGAAGAAATCAGTCTTAACAGAATTCATTTTGTAATTTCTATTTTTccgtctttctttctcttttccccttcagtctctctctccccaggagcGAGCGGTTTATAAAGAGTTCTCCACCACAGTGAGTTGCACTCTCTCAAATATGTTCTTGACATCCCACTCAACCCTCATTCAACATAGCACTTCATATACAATGCCACAAACATACATTCATGCTATAacccttcaaatcaaattgtatttgtcacatacgccgataacagtgaaaggcttacttacaagcccttaaccaacaatgcagttaagaaaaataagtgttaagtaaaaaatagagaaGTACAATTctttaaataaaagtaacacataATTAAACGGCAgcggtaaaataacaatagcgatgctatatacagggggtatatagtacagagtcaatgtgtggggtcacaggttgaggtaatatatatacatgtaggtagagttaaagtgactatgcatagacagagtagcagcagccttAAAGAGGGGGTGGtcgatgcaaatagtctgggttgcCCTTTGATTAGCTTTTCAGTAAAGGGGGATACCAAGTCATTTGTAAAacagaatgccttcaactgaaatgtgtcttctgcatttaacccaaccactctgaatcagagaggtgcggggggctgtctTAATTGACACCCACGTCTTTGGCGCctggggaacaatgggttaactgccttgctcaggggcagaacgacagatttctaccttgttgctggatcgaatccccgagctgacctttcggttattggcccaacgttctaaccactacacctgccgccccaggagtcttatggcttgggggtagaatctgttaagaagccttttgaacctagactaggtgctccggtaccacttgctgtgctgtagcagagagaatagtctatgactagggtgactggagtctttgacaacttttaggaccttcctctgacaccgcctggtatagaggtcctctCTCGCCAGActgcttctctctcacacacacagaagcatttgtcacactcactcacttacacacaaacactcagatggcaggaagcttggccccagtgatgtactgggccgtatatgcggtcggaggccgagcagttgccataccaggcagtgatgcaaccagtcaggatgctcttgatggtgcagctgtagaacttcacACTTCTGCTATAACCTGTCATACTCCTGCTATAACCCCTAACACTAATGCTATAATAGTTGTATTCCCCATTCACATCCTTCATATTCCATAGCTACAGCTACTCTCTTCTCTGCAGCTGGAGTACTAAAAGCTTACACCAATTATATTTGACATTTAGATTTAGATTAAATTAAATTGCCTTGTTCGGTCTTTGTAGCGTGATGTGACTGCAATAGTGACTATATCTGTATGCACAAGCGGGCATCTAACATTACTGCATTTTAATGGGGGGAAAAACGTAATCATATTAGCATCTAGCTACTAATCATCATTGCTTTGAACTTGAACCGTGTTTGTGTGCTGCCCACCCTCCCTCTTCGCTCTCTCCCTCACCACCCACcttcctccatctatccatcctccTCCTAATTCTTCCTCCTTCCCCATCTCGCCTCCACCCGTCTCAATTGCCCCCACCCCCTCGCTCCCCCCATGCAGAAACGGCGGAGCACCACCAAGGCGCGGGGCGCCCAGGGGGCCAAGGTGTGTATGATGGCGACAGTGAAGGGGAAGGCGGTAGGTGCCAGAGCCACAGCAGCAGGGGTCGGAGGGGGCAAGCGGGCCATGGCGTACCGGGCCAAGGTAACTCCGCCGCTCTCGCCAGACTgcttctctgtcacacacacagaagcatTAGTCACAATCACTCACTTGCACACGAACACTCAGATTTTGAAGCAGCGGCATGGGTGGTGGTCAGACTATGGTACCCTGGGCTGTGTGTGGGCTCCTGCAATTTTAATGGTTTAGGATTAGTTagagcaggggttcccaaactcggtccaggGGCCCCCCGGGCACTAAACAGTataattatttgaatcagctgtgtagtgctagggcaaaaaccaaaacgtgcacccagggggctCCCAgtactgagtttgggaaacactgagtTATGGTAGATCATCAAGACCTGGATTCCTCTGTGAGCTTTAGTAGTCCCTACTGTGATTAAGGCTCAAACAGTCTGCGGCAGTTGGAGTATGACACTGGTTACTCTTACATGCTTTTACGTCAGTATGTTTTTAGTTTGTGTGTTTAACCTGTTATCTTAGGGTGTTTGTGTGCATGGTGTTTGTCCTGTAATTGTGTATTCCATGTGCTGTTATAAGTGTGTATGCTGTGCACGCCTGGTGTGCCATTCTGTAAACATGTGAGTTTGTGGTAAAGGCGTGACTCTGTGCTCTCCAGCAGGATACGTCCGACTCGGATGATAAGACGGACTCGTCAGACTCTGATGACGAAGAATCGTCCGGCAGCTCCGACAGCgaagatgatgacgatgatgaggtGAACGGCACTATGCTTTAGTGTAGACTTGGGTCAAATACTATAAAGTATGAGGTGTGCTTAGTTTACATGTTGGACTATTTGATTGGTTCCATTGTACTAGGCAAACTAAATCAAACACGGCACTAATAGTAAAAATGGATTTGACCCAGatgttctactgtctctgtcctctagaATGACGATGACCCATCCGAGGGCTCCAGCAGCTCTTCCTCAGAGGACAGCAGTGACTCGGACTCAGattagccaccccccccccccccccccccccccccaaataggAGGGGCTGTGCGGGACACACCTCCTCGCGAGTCAGGCGCAGTTACAGCGGGCGTCATCAAACCGCGCACACATTGGCTGCTCCCACCTCTTTCTCACAAGGAGAAATGAGAGACTGGAGAAAGCGAGGAATGGAAAAGTCATGCTCCCCCCGTTGTTGACCTGGAGTACTTTTATTCAACTGGGACGAGATCTTTTACAGGGGCTTTGTTACGCGTTCAATGCCTTTTCTAGGTGTTTATTATGAACTTGTTGCGACACTTTCTTTTTTTAAACTGAAGGAAATTTCTAATTAAAGCGGTTGAGGCTTTTTTTATGTTTTTGAACAAGACTGGTTTCTACAGAGTTTTTGACTGGGAGGGGCATATTGAGGAGTTTGCCGTTTTTTGTCCTTAACAGTCCGTGCAGAGGGAGGACTGTTGCTGCTTTCCCTCCATTGAAACATCTGGTCAAACCCTCTGAAATAAAATGCACTTTTTTCTCGTGAATTCTTGTGTGATTTCAACCGTTAATTGATGTATATTTGATTGTACTGGATTTATAGAGCTTTAATGTAAAAAGTATGCTCAGCTCTGTTACTGATGGGGTAGGTTTGCAACcgaaatggcagcctattccatatagtacactacttctagCCATAACTTATTCAGCGTTCATAACCAAGTGAGCAGGTGGCACTTGAACATGTACTTACTAGTCGTATCATCCCTGAGCTCTGACTTTTCACACATGCGGACCTCTATCACCTAAGGAAAAACAAGTTTCTAATGTAAATGCATCCAACTGATATTTACGAA
This window harbors:
- the LOC129814496 gene encoding nucleolar transcription factor 1-A-like isoform X4, whose translation is MNGSSNVPSASQTIQIKTEPVVDAWSKEDCLTLLERIHSLLPDGDAMKYKTTESHFDWEKVCFGDFTGDMCKQKWAKVSTEVRKFRTMTELIVDVIEFVKNPYKGKKLKTHPDFPKKPLTPYFRFFMEKRAKYAKIHPEMSNLDLTKILSKKYKELPDKKKQKYITDFQQEKESYEKNMARFKEDHPELIEERKKSDLPEKPKTPQQLWYNHEKKTYMKLHPDVSQKELKEALRRQWSQLSDKKRLKWISKALELQKDYAGSMKVYQEAHPDAEEHVKSVLTKAERQLKDKFDGRPTKPPPNGYSLYCAELMVNMKDVPSTERMVLCSKQWKVMTQKEKDMFQKRCEQKKKQYEIDLQRFLESLPEEERDRVMTEEKLGGSRLGMGAAGSPHGAKSPSAKVGLTKLQQERCREAELEHWVHAGLTAKEKRDGKKRTKIPETPKTAEEMWQQSVIGDYLAKYRSDRKKAQSAMESAWKAMEKKEKIPWIKKAADDQKRYERELLESRTPQSGAGQRKPKFEGEPKKPPVSGYQMFSQELLTNGELNHFSLKERMVEIGKRWHKLSQSHKDKYKKLVEELQIEYKAELEAWVKSLSPQERAVYKEFSTTKRRSTTKARGAQGAKVCMMATVKGKAVGARATAAGVGGGKRAMAYRAKQDTSDSDDKTDSSDSDDEESSGSSDSEDDDDDENDDDPSEGSSSSSSEDSSDSDSD